From one Trifolium pratense cultivar HEN17-A07 linkage group LG1, ARS_RC_1.1, whole genome shotgun sequence genomic stretch:
- the LOC123902276 gene encoding uncharacterized protein LOC123902276 isoform X2: MNIYCLFLLISSPKSQLILLFISFLFVAKVSVSISSPKLISSPKSQLILLLSLIEGNVILVFISTKRSSFLFPILFSQAAVSIPYSNSAFLLIKTFVVAYIRESILQEEDK; this comes from the exons ATGAATATATACTGTTTGTTCTTGTTGATTTCATCCCCAAAATCCCAATTGATTCTACTTTTCATCTCGTTTCTTTTTGTCGCAAAAGTTTCTGTTTCAATTTCATCACCAAAATTGATTTCATCCCCAAAATCCCAATTGATTCTACTTCTCAGCCTCATTGAAGGAAACGTGATTCTAGTCTTCATCTCGACAAAACGCTCTTCCTTCCTTTTTCCGATTCTATTCTCGCAAG CTGCTGTTTCTATTCCATACTCCAACTCTGCTTTTCTTCTAATCAAGACATTTGTTGTTGCATATATAAGAGAGAGTATTCTTCAAGAAG
- the LOC123902276 gene encoding uncharacterized protein LOC123902276 isoform X1: MNIYCLFLLISSPKSQLILLFISFLFVAKVSVSISSPKLISSPKSQLILLLSLIEGNVILVFISTKRSSFLFPILFSQAAVSIPYSNSAFLLIKTFVVAYIRESILQEDKASRHD, encoded by the exons ATGAATATATACTGTTTGTTCTTGTTGATTTCATCCCCAAAATCCCAATTGATTCTACTTTTCATCTCGTTTCTTTTTGTCGCAAAAGTTTCTGTTTCAATTTCATCACCAAAATTGATTTCATCCCCAAAATCCCAATTGATTCTACTTCTCAGCCTCATTGAAGGAAACGTGATTCTAGTCTTCATCTCGACAAAACGCTCTTCCTTCCTTTTTCCGATTCTATTCTCGCAAG CTGCTGTTTCTATTCCATACTCCAACTCTGCTTTTCTTCTAATCAAGACATTTGTTGTTGCATATATAAGAGAGAGTATTCTTCAAGAAG ATAAAGCTTCAAGACATGATTGA
- the LOC123902276 gene encoding uncharacterized protein LOC123902276 isoform X3, producing MNIYCLFLLISSPKSQLILLFISFLFVAKVSVSISSPKLISSPKSQLILLLSLIEGNVILVFISTKRSSFLFPILFSQAAVSIPYSNSAFLLIKTFVVAYIRESILQEDK from the exons ATGAATATATACTGTTTGTTCTTGTTGATTTCATCCCCAAAATCCCAATTGATTCTACTTTTCATCTCGTTTCTTTTTGTCGCAAAAGTTTCTGTTTCAATTTCATCACCAAAATTGATTTCATCCCCAAAATCCCAATTGATTCTACTTCTCAGCCTCATTGAAGGAAACGTGATTCTAGTCTTCATCTCGACAAAACGCTCTTCCTTCCTTTTTCCGATTCTATTCTCGCAAG CTGCTGTTTCTATTCCATACTCCAACTCTGCTTTTCTTCTAATCAAGACATTTGTTGTTGCATATATAAGAGAGAGTATTCTTCAAGAAG